One stretch of Longimicrobium sp. DNA includes these proteins:
- a CDS encoding tetratricopeptide repeat protein — protein MTDAISPPDVDRDVLSGDERRRRALILAGVALLAMLVYANALRNGYALDDESIVWRNPVVHGFGRLHDLLLGPYWQKSGDLYRPVTLFSFAIDWTLFGGSTAAMHAVNVLLHALAAVLVAAVVLRLGGGAIPAALAGAVFAVHPVHVEAVANLVGRAEVLATLFVLLACHVYVRGSPRSPGRIAAVCALYLLGLGCKEIAVTLPALLLVLDALRARAERETPWRIFVRNLPLLAAMTATLGIFLALRVKANGGLLGLPPAAYFVGISTADRLATAMSLVPEYLRLLLWPANLSSEWGPDLLRVVGWDSPRAWLGVAILVALVAAVIASWRRGRWIAAAVLWTALAIFPVSGIPFPAGTMLAERNLYLPSAGLAFIFCPLVAAVATQRRQVRLAAAGAFAMLALLGAMRTWTRTPVWASSRAVFEAMVEEHPDHWWAEWKAAVILANRGRREEALRWFEPALRKTGFNDVSIDLDYVATLRDLGRFAQAEPVLRHLMEVYPRSVPAYLDLASLRIEQGRYGEALALIQAAERIPRWGALSRVEIRNRRALALDGLGRVDAALADRAWTLRDPVVRASGPPWYHYARLLALRGDTAAARQAADRARARTVPTLREMVRIDPLPSLQDPLVRGWGPIVLSPASPAAR, from the coding sequence ATGACGGACGCCATCTCCCCGCCGGACGTGGATCGCGACGTTCTCTCCGGAGACGAGCGGCGGCGGCGCGCGCTGATCCTCGCCGGCGTGGCGCTGCTGGCGATGCTCGTGTACGCCAACGCGCTGCGCAACGGATACGCGCTCGACGACGAGAGCATCGTCTGGCGCAACCCCGTCGTGCACGGCTTCGGGCGGCTGCACGACCTGCTGCTCGGCCCGTACTGGCAGAAGTCGGGAGATCTGTATCGCCCGGTGACGCTCTTCTCGTTCGCGATCGACTGGACCCTGTTCGGCGGCTCCACGGCGGCGATGCACGCGGTGAACGTGCTTCTGCACGCGCTGGCCGCCGTGCTGGTGGCGGCGGTGGTGCTGCGGCTGGGCGGCGGCGCGATCCCGGCCGCGCTGGCGGGCGCGGTGTTCGCCGTGCACCCGGTGCACGTGGAGGCGGTCGCCAACCTCGTGGGCCGGGCGGAGGTGCTGGCGACGCTCTTCGTCCTCCTCGCCTGCCACGTCTACGTGCGCGGCTCGCCACGCTCTCCCGGCCGAATCGCCGCCGTCTGCGCGCTGTACCTGCTGGGGCTGGGGTGCAAGGAGATCGCGGTCACGCTCCCCGCGCTGCTGCTGGTGCTCGACGCCCTCCGCGCGCGCGCCGAGCGCGAGACGCCGTGGCGCATCTTCGTCCGCAACCTCCCCCTTCTCGCCGCAATGACGGCGACGCTGGGGATCTTCCTCGCCCTCCGCGTGAAGGCGAACGGGGGGCTGCTGGGGCTGCCGCCCGCGGCGTACTTCGTCGGCATCTCCACCGCCGACCGCCTGGCCACGGCGATGTCGCTCGTCCCCGAGTACCTGCGGTTGCTGCTGTGGCCGGCGAATCTCTCGTCGGAGTGGGGGCCGGACCTGCTGCGCGTCGTGGGATGGGATTCCCCTCGCGCGTGGCTGGGAGTGGCGATCCTGGTCGCGCTCGTGGCCGCGGTGATCGCATCGTGGCGGCGCGGGCGGTGGATCGCCGCGGCGGTGCTGTGGACGGCGCTCGCCATCTTCCCCGTCTCCGGCATCCCCTTCCCGGCGGGGACGATGCTGGCCGAGCGCAATCTCTATCTCCCCTCTGCCGGCCTCGCCTTCATCTTCTGCCCGCTGGTGGCCGCCGTGGCGACGCAGCGGCGGCAGGTGCGGCTGGCGGCGGCGGGCGCGTTCGCCATGCTGGCGCTGCTGGGGGCGATGCGGACGTGGACTCGCACGCCGGTGTGGGCGTCGTCGCGCGCGGTCTTCGAGGCGATGGTCGAGGAGCATCCCGACCACTGGTGGGCCGAGTGGAAGGCGGCGGTGATCCTGGCCAACCGCGGCCGCCGCGAGGAGGCGCTGCGCTGGTTCGAGCCGGCGCTGCGCAAGACCGGCTTCAACGACGTCAGCATCGACCTGGACTACGTGGCCACGCTGCGCGACCTGGGCCGCTTCGCGCAGGCCGAGCCGGTGCTGCGCCACCTGATGGAGGTGTATCCCCGCTCCGTTCCCGCGTACCTGGACCTGGCGTCGCTGCGGATCGAGCAGGGGCGGTACGGCGAGGCGCTGGCGCTGATCCAGGCGGCGGAGCGCATCCCCCGCTGGGGGGCGCTGTCGAGGGTGGAGATCCGCAACCGCCGCGCGCTGGCGCTGGACGGCCTGGGCCGGGTGGACGCCGCCCTCGCCGACCGCGCGTGGACGCTGCGCGACCCCGTCGTCCGCGCCAGCGGCCCGCCGTGGTACCACTACGCGCGCCTCCTCGCCCTGCGTGGCGACACCGCCGCCGCGCGCCAGGCGGCGGACCGCGCCCGCGCGCGCACCGTCCCCACGCTGCGGGAGATGGTGCGGATAGATCCGCTTCCTTCGCTGCAGGACCCGCTGGTGCGCGGCTGGGGCCCGATCGTCCTCTCGCCCGCATCCCCCGCCGCGCGCTGA